In a single window of the Arachis hypogaea cultivar Tifrunner chromosome 6, arahy.Tifrunner.gnm2.J5K5, whole genome shotgun sequence genome:
- the LOC112696203 gene encoding protein FANTASTIC FOUR 2-like produces the protein MSSLSVCQGLQSCLEPRVIEPRVIRLKLAPPGSKIAPPPSESESHQQEQPDEKKDMAAGSGDWSFLQALSHHPSSQCNDHNNDDKVYVHPTVKRSSSMLSAKSLEMCTESLGSETGSDQNSLFISETHETHQSSNTTLIKHRKRSPHGARSFPPPLTSITHLMPHRHDGRLVLKAVAVASPPPESGAYFHAERSHGRLRLGFCLPEESESEDEKDKDDEDEEEDEEEFVENSVEEGVVRKFGRGMSNGGRCKEGGNPHFFGADSFFDLIRTSIV, from the coding sequence atgtcATCGTTAAGCGTGTGTCAAGGGTTACAATCATGTCTTGAACCCCGTGTGATTGAGCCACGTGTCATTAGGCTGAAATTGGCTCCACCAGGTTCCAAAATTGCTCCTCCACCCTCGGAATCCGAGTCCCACCAACAAGAACAACCTGATGAGAAAAAGGACATGGCTGCCGGCAGTGGTGACTGGAGTTTCCTTCAAGCACTCTCACACCACCCTTCTTCTCAATGTAATGATCATAATAACGATGACAAAGTTTATGTTCATCCAACAGTTAAACGCTCCTCTTCAATGCTCAGTGCTAAGAGCTTAGAAATGTGCACTGAAAGCCTCGGAAGCGAAACAGGTAGCGATCAAAATTCTCTCTTCATCTCTGAGACTCATGAGACTCATCAGAGTAGTAACACAACTTTGATAAAGCATAGAAAGAGATCGCCTCACGGGGCTCGAAGCTTTCCACCGCCTCTTACTTCCATCACTCATCTAATGCCTCACCGCCATGACGGCAGGCTCGTCTTGAAAGCCGTCGCCGTTGCTTCTCCTCCTCCGGAGAGTGGCGCTTACTTTCACGCTGAACGCAGCCATGGTAGGCTAAGGCTTGGGTTTTGCCTCCCCGAGGAGAGTGAAAGCGAAGATGAAAAAGATAAAGACgacgaagatgaagaagaagatgaagaagagtttGTGGAGAATAGTGTGGAGGAGGGAGTAGTGAGAAAGTTTGGAAGAGGCATGAGTAATGGCGGCAGGTGCAAGGAAGGCGGGAATCCACACTTTTTTGGTGCTGATTCCTTCTTTGATCTCATCAGGACAAGTATCGTATAG
- the LOC140173616 gene encoding uncharacterized mitochondrial protein AtMg00310-like → MRVNIEEILGMPTWEEPGKYLGLPAQWKKSKNKALTWIEEKVMNKLEGWKEKLLNQTGKEILIKSVIQAIPAYVMNVVMLPKNFCQRICARIAKFWWASSGKDKGVHWRSWTKISVSKEEGGLGFRDMQSQNLAYLAKQAWRVTRNPNAIWVKILKGIYFPETYFWEAKEGKGAS, encoded by the coding sequence ATGAGGGTAAATATTGAAGAGATATTAGGAATGCCTACTTGGGAGGAACCAGGGAAATATCTTGGGCTACCGGCACAgtggaaaaaatccaaaaataaggCACTAACATGGATAGAGGAGAAGGTGATGAACAAGTTAGAAGGCTGGAAAGAAAAATTACTAAATCAGACAGGTAAAGAAATTTTGATTAAGTCTGTGATACAAGCGATTCCAGCATATGTTATGAACGTTGTGATGTTGCCGAAGAACTTCTGTCAGAGGATTTGCGCAAGAATAGCAAAATTTTGGTGGGCAAGCTCAGGAAAAGATAAAGGGGTGCATTGGAGGAGTTGGACAAAAATAAGCGTGAGCAAAGAAGAGGGAGGCTTGGGTTTCAGGGACATGCAAAGTCAGAACCTGGCATACCTAGCGAAACAAGCTTGGAGAGTAACGAGGAATCCTAATGCCATTTGGGTTAAAATACTGAAGGGTATATActttccagaaacatatttttggGAAGCGAAGGAGGGAAAAGGAGCATCTTAG